A segment of the Synechococcus sp. CBW1002 genome:
GATCCAACGCTGGCCCCGCTCCAGCCAGAAGCGATCGAACAGGGGCTCGAAGGCGGTGGCGACCCGCTCGATGGCGACCTCCATCCGAGGCTTGCCGTAGACGAGGAACTGGGCGGTGGAGGCGGCGAAATAGCGGCGCCGGGCCTCGGCATCGTTGCGCTTGAAGGCTTCGCGGTAGAGGGCCTGACCCTCGCCGATCATCCGGATCACCGCTGGTGAAAAGGTGATGCGGCTGCCATCCGGCAGGGTGATGCAGCGCTCGTTGATGAAGCCGATCACGGTCCGCATGCAGTCGCGGGTGCGGTCGGCGGACAGGGCTTCGGCGTCGCCGCGACGGAAGCCCCACTGCAGGCAGCCGTTGGTCACCTCCAGCACCCGCAGCAGCGCCAGCTTGTCGAGCTGCTCCGTTGGGAGGGCCATGATCGCAGCCATCTCAGCGCTGATGGCAGCCCGGAAACCCTCCGCGTCAGCGGAGAAATACTCCTCCAGCTCACGGATCCGACCGAGAGCATCCCAGTCGATCGCCGCCCCGGGGGGTGAATCCGTTTCGGCAGGGGACTCACTGCTCTGCTGCATGGCACCGGTGCCGTTGCGGGAATCATGGCGGCGACCGACCGTCTGGTGCACCCTCGCGTTGTCACACTCTGTTACGGGATGATGGCTGCAGCCTGATCCATATCCTCCCCACCTCCCCATGACCCTCGCCCCCAGTCGTGACCCCGGATCCCCCACAGGATCGGCAGCAGCCGGATCCGCCTCCGGCCGATCGGGAGCTGCCTACGACCGAGCCGACTGGGCCAGTGCATTCCGCAATGTGCTCGGCGAACTGGATCGGGTGCCGCTGAACGCCGTGCGCGGCACGATTCCGCCGGACCTGGCCGGCACCCTCTACCGCAACGGGCCGGGCCGGCTGGAGCGGGGCGGCCACTGGCTGCACCATCCCTTCGATGGCGACGGCATGATCACCGCCCTGCGCTTCGAGGCGGGCCAGGCCGTGCTCACCAACCGCTTTGTGCGCACCGAGGGCTGGCTGGAGGAGGAGGCCGCGGGCCGCTTTCTCTATCGCGGCGTCTTCGGCAGCCAGAAGCCCGGTGGCCTGCTGGCCAATGCCTTCGATCTGCGCATGAAGAACATCGCCAACACCCATGTGGTGCGGCTCGGCGATCAGCTGCTGGCCCTGTGGGAGGCCAGCTCCCCCCACGCCCTCGATCCGGACACACTCGAGACCCGAGGCCTCACGCTGCTGGATGGGGTGCTGGGCAAGGGGGAGGCCTTCAGTGCCCATCCCCGCTTCGATCCCGGGCACCACGGGGAGGCCCGCATGGTCACCTTCGGGGTCAAGGCCGGCCCGCGCAGCACGATCCGCTTGATGGAGTTCGCCGCCAGCGGCCCGCGCGCCGGCCAGCTGCTGGCTGACCGTCACGACAGCGTGGCCGGCTTCGCTTTCCTGCACGACTTCGCGATCACACCGCGCTACGCCGTGTTTCTCCAGAACGCCGTGGCCTTCAACCCCCTCCCCTTCGTGGCGGGTCTCAAGGGGGCGGCCCAGTGCCTGGCCTCCAAGCCCGGCGAGCA
Coding sequences within it:
- a CDS encoding carotenoid oxygenase family protein, coding for MTLAPSRDPGSPTGSAAAGSASGRSGAAYDRADWASAFRNVLGELDRVPLNAVRGTIPPDLAGTLYRNGPGRLERGGHWLHHPFDGDGMITALRFEAGQAVLTNRFVRTEGWLEEEAAGRFLYRGVFGSQKPGGLLANAFDLRMKNIANTHVVRLGDQLLALWEASSPHALDPDTLETRGLTLLDGVLGKGEAFSAHPRFDPGHHGEARMVTFGVKAGPRSTIRLMEFAASGPRAGQLLADRHDSVAGFAFLHDFAITPRYAVFLQNAVAFNPLPFVAGLKGAAQCLASKPGEQGHFLIVPRPGATAAGDSAAEPTAPIVVPAPEGFVFHHLNAFEDAATGELVVDSIFYDDFPSIDPGVDFRAVDFDTLPAGRLVRTRIDLEHRTAASTVLEERCCEFAMVNPERQGLDARYGWTAVAECERGNAPLQAIEKLDLHTCERRVWSAAPRGFVSEPVMVPRPATATSAPRAEDDGWVLNLVWNGARCASDLVILHAADLSEQAVLELPLAIPYGLHGSWAPLG